The genomic region GCTCAAATACCTACAGCTAATATTTGCACCTAGGAAACAGTGCATACACGTGAGGGATGTAAACTAAAACTCCCAAGCTTTATTCAACAGAGATAACACAAAACTCAAAGATTGCAGTACCAGAGTTATTTAAAGGCAtgtcagctttaaaaaaatgaagatggcTTAGGATTAAAAGGAATTAATCAATTGAACATTAAAACTGTATAAAAAAAAGGCAGCGTTTGCACATGGGTTAGTAACTGTAATAATACCGCTCTTCTGTCCAAACCACTAAAAGGTTTTATTAACATACATGACAATAATTTGACCTTAACAGGAGATAAATATGATGTTATGGTGTTTTCCTCTCTGTATCTTTTTTCCATGCTTTTTGGGAAAATGGAAGCTTTTAATCAAACTGATTTCAAGCATGAACTTTTGAACCAGCTTACCTATTAAGTCCTGCCTTCactacttattagctgtgtgattttaggGAAGATATTTAgcctctctcttctcattttcctcatctgtacaatgtgATAATAATACTATAATGGTTAATAAAAGTACACCTAATTCATAAAATTATATCCATGAATGAATACATGTACAGCACTTAGAAGCATATCTCTCATACAGTGCTAAATAACTGCAGGGGTCAGAATTTTGGAACTTTGGCAAAGGGTACActgttcaaaaaatagaaataatccaaaaaagCACTTAAGTTTATCAAGCATTTGGCCTTTTTTAGAGACTGGTAGGAGTGAGCATCctgtgcaattattttttttttaaccaaagagcCCTTGTCttacagaaaactaaaaatgataCTCTTGAAAGCTTACAATCTCCCTGTAACTTTTACTATTAAGAGTTCTCCTTTagactgttaaattttttttttttttttaaagattttatttatttatttgagagagagaatgagacagagagagagcatgagatgggggagggtcagagggagaagcagactccctgccgagcagggagcctgatgcgggactcgatcccgggactccaggatcatgacctgagccgaaggcagtcgcttaaccaactgagccacccaggcgccccctgttaaattttttaatatgcttGGATCCTGACTTTCTCTGTCCTGGCTTATACTGGCCCTGCTGCTTTCTACAGCATCCAGATGCCAGGATGATTACACAACAGCAAAGAAAGATGACAGAGGTACAGAGGACCACCGGAGCCAGCCACATCTTTGAAGTCACAGATGCCCATTCAGGTGTCATGTCTTCATTCTCACATGTGTGGTTTCTGCTGTTGGACCCCTTGGTTTTGTTTAGTAATTGCTTGCTACTATTGACTTGGGATGGAATAGGCCTATGAAAAAGTTTCGTGTCTATGggaacaaagaaaggagaaatagtcTTGTTATCTGGGTTATTGATGAAATCAGTGCTGTGTGACACCATATTTACCTCTGTGGTAATGGAGTCATTCAGGGAAATGAGTCTTGCCCAGGAATCTGTGGTTAATTCCTTGGAATACCTGGTATTGTTTGTGTTGACAACCAAATCTTGATGTGGGGTTGATGATGGTGCCTCTGTTGATGGTAGCATTTGGTTTATCACGGTAGTTTGTTGTTTATCTAAATGTGTAGCTTTTAAAATCCTTAGTCTGTCCCATGTGTTAGATGAAGAACGGGTATTTAGATATGTGGGAGATGATTGTTCAAAAACCAGCAAATCTGGATCTATACCTGAAAGATAAATAAGgcatcattcattttattttttatttcaatgagaGAACCTCAAAGCACAGGTTGGAGAAGCCTTGGGTTTGCCACTGAGTTAGTGAACTAAGCTTACGTTCAAATTCTACTATTGCATACTTCTGAAAAGGCTTAGAAACATACTGACCACATTTGAACTTAACTTTCTAGAACACTTTCTGTTATAAACAACTTTGGCTACATCATAGAAGATTCTTTGTGTCTGCCTGGGTAACAATAGCCAATGTTAGTGCAAGAATTGCAAAAGACAGTAACCATTTGAGATATATGGCatcttaaagttttaaaagataaataatacagAAGTGTAACTGTATTCAAAATCATGAGCAAAGCCCTCCGACTCCTCCCTATCCCGGTCCCTGAGGGTCCTGACTTTGTCTTCAGTATTTTCTCTCTTGTAAAGGAACTCCTTTCCCTCTGACTTCAGACACATGCAAATATTGCTCCATCTGTAAAGGGGAAGAAAAACCTCTCAACAGCTTTTCAATTGTCTCTCCTGtcagtttctgtctctctccctctctccctctagaCACACCAAcatccatttcctttctttgttgttTGCCTTCTGCCATCTTGTTCCATCCTCGCTATTCTGTCAGAATTATGCTTCTGAGGTAATCAGTAGTTTCCATATTTCCTGATCAGCCTCATTGCTTTGACTTCTCTTTTATCCTCAATACTGCTGGCCATCCTTTCCTTAAAATTCCCCCTCCGTGACTCCCTGGAACACAGATTCTCTTGGCACTTTACCTCAGACTGCctgcttctcattttttctttctttagctaGTTCTCTCCTTGGTCCAAACTGGTTGTGTGCTTTCCACAATCTTTAGTCCTTGGTCTTCTGCTGAATTATCCCTTCATCTCACCcattcaccacacacacacgagtATCCTCATCAACTGTCACCACTGCATCAGTGACACCGAAATCCACATGACCAGTTATTTCCCCTTTCTTGGTCTCCGGTCTCATTTCTCCTGTGCTCTACTGAGGGTTCTCACCTAGACATCTCATGTCATCACTGAACATTCCCAAAGCCAAAATCATTTTGTctggctctctgtctctttcagtgACCTCACCAATCTTCCATCATCCATGCTGGAATCTGTATGTACACAGAGGAATCATTgactcctctctcttcttttccttcatccAAGAAGTAACTAGGTCCTATCCAGTTCCCTCCCAAAGTGCTGGTAGTCATCCCTCCTGTTCATTTGCAGTTATGGTCACCTTCTCCAGATCTAATGCCTCCCTGACTAGATATTCTAATTTGCATCCCGCATATAATTTTCCTAGACTAAAGACAACCACACTCATCACTTTAATGATGGCATTTTCTCATTAAATGCCTTTGCTGGTTCTCTCTTGCTGACAAAGTCAAACCAAAACACTGCTCTGTCCAAAGCCCTTTTGTAACCTGGCCTACCCTATCTTACCCAGATTTTCATTGCAACCCCAAATGTGCCCCTTTTGTAGCCAGACCTGTTTTCTTACTTTCCAGTGGTGTGACACAGAACTCCTTATCTTGCCTCTGCCAGGCCTCTTCCACAAAGCTGCCTCTGAATTTAGCTTTCTTTAGTCTCCTCTTCTTTTGAGTGCTTGTACTTGAGGCAGTATCACACATTTTGGTATTCAATTACACATTGTACACTAATTGTGAGATTTGTCACATCAACTAGATTGTAAGAAACTCGAGGGCAGAGATATGGCTGCCATCTTCTGCAGTGCTGCTCCCAGCCTGAATTAGCTGTTCAGTAAGTACAAATCGATGACGAAATTTATCGCCTTTGTATTTGGATGGCAAAAATCTATTTTTTCGTGTTTACCAGTTTGCAGCCTGAGTTTATATACACGGGCAAGGGACACTTGAGTGTGTATTTATCTAAAATAATGGATATCTTGGTTATCTTGGGACCATTGGTATGCTAATGTATGTTCGTAAGTGCATTTCCTTGTCCTTGACATCCATCTTTGTAGAATCCTTGTATGCAGTGTCGATGGACCTCAAAACTGCCATGAagctttttctttattcctggtaGCACCCTTAGCCCCCCCAGTAGAAATGCCTTTTTTGCCTCTTGCTGGGGGCTCCTGGAATAAATGTAATGCTTAAGCTCTTCTTCAATCACATATGATTTGTTACCATCTGGAATGAACTCATCATTGCCGAGCATGCCAAACTAAAGCGAATTTACTTTTAGTTTTCTGCCCTGGATGCCCAAACCTTTTCCAGATAGAGATTGCTGGAAAATAATGATTCAGGTTGTTGCCAGCCAGTTTCTAGGGTTATACATCTCTACTAGAGCATTACCAACATTCTTcaacataaatacaaaatacataagtCATTACCTTCTGTTATGTTGTATAAAATGGCACTGGTTCCGGGCTCTAATATGCAGCTCTCCAGC from Halichoerus grypus chromosome 6, mHalGry1.hap1.1, whole genome shotgun sequence harbors:
- the MANSC4 gene encoding MANSC domain-containing protein 4 encodes the protein MHVVVVATALILLLSMGWTSDSLCSPTIFYRDCWIRRFPGLLIDLEESQKLGAQFLKYYSESTGQKCSRSCCLRKDVSCNVAVFYHDPIHDNVNCLHIHCPTLESCILEPGTSAILYNITEGIDPDLLVFEQSSPTYLNTRSSSNTWDRLRILKATHLDKQQTTVINQMLPSTEAPSSTPHQDLVVNTNNTRYSKELTTDSWARLISLNDSITTEVNMVSHSTDFINNPDNKTISPFFVPIDTKLFHRPIPSQVNSSKQLLNKTKGSNSRNHTCENEDMTPEWASVTSKMWLAPVVLCTSVIFLCCCVIILASGCCRKQQGQYKPGQRKSGSKHIKKFNRGRLGGSVG